A region of Pongo pygmaeus isolate AG05252 chromosome 15, NHGRI_mPonPyg2-v2.0_pri, whole genome shotgun sequence DNA encodes the following proteins:
- the KIF26A gene encoding kinesin-like protein KIF26A isoform X1, producing the protein MGALCLDSEIILGFTSHLLRRRGKVAEGGPAREPPPLLEVSPRKRLPAGPDQDPCGSRPAPEGAGAGPEQGHSAGGGGWCRHCHTKLVELKRQAWKLVSGPGTTLRDPCLSALLLDKLPVPGALPACRPEAERRCDVCATHLQQLTREAMHLLQAPASHEDLDAPHGGPSLAPPSTTTSLRDTPGPAGPAGRQPGRAGPDRTKGLAWPPGPSVQVSVAPAGLGGALSTVTIQAQQCLEGMWSVSRVNSFLPPVCLAEAAVAAVAVADTVREGPPVAGPDGLSKAWGRGGACTSALVTPTPGSVGGSTGPSAAASFFIRAVQKLSLASKRKKPHPPPPPATRGTSTYPTDFSGVLQLWPPPAPPCLLRAASKTKDNPGSIGKVKVMLRIWPAQGAQRSAEAMSFLKVDPRKKQVILYDPAAGPPGSAGARRAATAAVPKMFAFDAVFPQDSEQAEVCSGTVADVLQSVVSGADGCIFSFGHMSLGKSYTMIGKDSSPQSLGIVPCAISWLFRLIEERRERTGTRFSVRVSAVEVCGRDQSLRDLLAEVAPGSLQDTQSPGVYLREDPVCGAQLQNQSELRAPTAEKAAFYLDAALAARSTSRAGCGEDARRSSHMLFTLHVYQYRMEKCSWGGMSGGRSRLHLIDLGSCEAPPGRAGEAAGGPLYLSLSALGSVILALVNGAKHVPYRDHKLTMLLRESLATAGCRTTMIAHVSDAPAQHAETLSTVQLAARIHRLRKKKAKYTSSSSGGESSCEEGRSRRPPHLRPFHPRTVALDPDRMPPCLPGDPDYSSSSEQSCDTVIYVGPGGAALSDRELTDNEGPPDFVPIIPALSRHRPSKGPRDADHFRCSTFAELQERLECMDGSEGPSGGPGGTDGAQASPARGGRKPSPPEAASPRKAVGTPMAASIPRGSSGPDIHQGAPEPCKATVWGDQREDSSTWPELLVPEKAAVGGGRRPLPSPAPPPPQLLEACRAPEEPGGGGTERMARTPPVGMSGQVAGSPMLPGATCPRLAAGSRCPERSLLTTTVTLQRPVELNGEDELVFTVVEELSLGELAGAGRPTSLASFDSDCSLRALASGSRPVSIISSINDEFDAYTSQAPEGGPLEGAAWAGSSHGSSISSWLSEVSVCTADSCGPTPQPRFSPDSLAGLDPGGPPALDGSLGDGSSGFLEPDRPDSPGPTWGPCPGEVAVVAPSRPGREPQAGPSRGASTAQTIHSSLPRKLRTASATTRVGCARPGQSPPGHGGLFEDPWLLRVGECDAQAASAGRAPSPTLGSPQLPEAQVMLACAQRVVDGCEVAARAARRPEAVARIPPLRRGATTLGVTTPAVSWGDAPVEVVACSGSLKASPTSKKSLALKGGFLPRPSGAVPPAPPTRKSSLEQRSSPASAPPHAVNPARAGAAAVLRGEEEPRPSSRADHSVPRATSSLKARAGKVEAAHRLAGHASLERYEGLAHSSSKGREAPGRPPRAVPKLGVPPSSPTHGPAPACRSGAAKAVGAPKPPAGGGKGRSLVAGGSRALGPSVKLSTASVAGRSPGGPVAGPRAAPRAGPSVGAKAGRGTIMGTKQALRAAHSRVHELSASGAPGRGGSSWGSADSDSGHDSGVNVGEERPPTGPALPSPYSKVTAPRRPQRYSSGHGSDNSSVLSGELPPAMGRTALFHHSGGSSGYESLRRDSEATGSASSAPDSMSESGAASPGARTRSLKSPKKRATGLQRRRLIPAPLPDTAALGRKPSLPGQWVDLPPPLSGSLKEPFEIKVYEIDDVERLQRPRPTPREAPTQGLACVSTRLRLAERRQQRLREVQAKHEHLCEELAETQGRLMLEPGRWLEQFEVDPELEPESAEYLAALERATAALEQCVNLCKAHVMMVTCFDISVAASAAVPGRQEVDV; encoded by the exons GATCCTTGCCTCTCTGCCCTGCTTCTCGACAAGCTCCCGGTACCTGGGGCCCTGCCAGCCTGTCGCCCAGAGGCCGAGCGCCGCTGTGACGTCTGTGCCACACACCTGCAGCAGCTCACACGGGAGGCCATGCACCTGCTGCAGGCCCCTGCCAGCCACGAGGACCTCGACGCCCCCCATGGAGGCCCCAGCCTCGCACCCCCCAGCACCACGACCAGCTTGAGGGACACGCCAGGACCAGCGGGTCCTGCAGGGAGGCAGCCAGGCCGAGCCGGGCCAGACAGGACCAAGGGGCTGGCCTGGCCCCCCGGGCCCAGTGTCCAGGTGTCTGTAGCACCTGCGGGTCTTGGAGGGGCGCTGAGCACGGTCACCATCCAGGCCCAGCAGTGCCTGGAGGGCATGTGGAGTGTCTCGCGGGTCAACAGCTTCCTCCCGCCAGTGTGCCTG gCCGAGGCAGCGGTGGCGGCCGTGGCGGTGGCAGACACGGTCCGAGAAGGCCCCCCTGTGGCCGGCCCTGATGGCTTGTCGAAGGCCTGGGGCCGTGGTGGAGCCTGCACATCAGCCCTGGTCACCCCCACCCCGGGCTCAGTGGGGGGCTccacaggcccctcagctgcagccTCCTTCTTCATAAG ggctgtgcagaagctcagcCTGGCCTCCAAGCGGAAGAAGCCCCACCCACCACCGCCTCCAGCCACCCGCGGCACCTCCACCTACCCCACCGACTTCAGCGGGGTCCTGCAGCTGTGGCCACCCCCGGCGCCCCCCTGCCTGCTCAGGGCCGCCTCCAAGACCAAGGACAACCCTGGCAGCATCGGGAAG GTGAAGGTTATGCTGCGGATCTGGCCCGCACAGGGGGCCCAGCGCTCGGCCGAGGCCATGTCCTTCCTGAAGGTGGACCCTCGGAAGAAGCAGGTGATCCTCTACGATCCCGCCGCCGGTCCCCCAGGCAGCGCAGGCGCCCGGCGAGCCGCCACTGCTGCAGTTCCCAAGATGTTTGCCTTCGACGCCGTCTTTCCCCAGGACTCCGAGCAG GCCGAAGTCTGCTCGGGGACCGTGGCCGACGTGCTGCAGTCGGTGGTCAGTGGGGCTGATGGCTGCATTTTTTCCTTTGGCCACATGAGCCTGG GCAAGTCATACACCATGATCGGGAAGGACAGCTCACCCCAGAGCCTGGGCATCGTGCCCTGCGCCATCTCCTGGCTCTTCAGGCTCATCGAGGAGCGCAGGGAGAGGACGGGCACCCGCTTCTCCGTCCGGGTCTCAGCCGTGGAGGTGTGCGGGCGCGACCAGAGCCTGCGGGACCTGCTGGCCGAGGTGGCCCCTGGCAGCCTCCAGGACACCCAGTCTCCGGGAGTGTACCTGCGGGAGGACCCCGTGTGTGGGGCGCAG CTCCAGAACCAGAGCGAGCTGCGGGCACCCACGGCCGAGAAGGCGGCCTTCTACCTGGATGCGGCCCTAGCGGCCCGCAGCACCAGCCGAGCGGGCTGCGGCGAGGACGCCCGACGCAGCTCCCACATGTTGTTCACGCTGCACGTCTACCAGTACCGCATGGAGAAGTGCAGCTGGGGAGGAA TGTCCGGAGGCCGCAGCCGCCTGCACCTCATCGACCTGGGCAGCTGTGAGGCGCCGCCTGGCAGGGCCGGGGAGGCTGCTGGGGGTCCCCTGTATCTGTCCCTGTCGGCCCTGGGCAGCGTCATCTTGGCCCTGGTTAACGGAGCCAAGCATGTGCCGTACCG GGACCACAAACTCACCATGCTGCTGCGTGAGTCCCTGGCCACCGCCGGCTGCCGCACCACCATGATCGCCCACGTGTCGGATGCGCCAGCCCAGCACGCGGAGACGCTCAGCACCGTGCAGCTCGCCGCCCGCATCCACCGCCTGCGCAAGAAGAAGGCCAAG TACACCTCCAGCTCCTCTGGCGGGGAGAGCTCCTGTGAGGAAGGCCGGTCCCGTCGGCCCCCGCACCTGCGGCCCTTCCACCCACGCACTGTGGCCCTGGACCCCGACCGCATGCCCCCTTGCCTGCCCGGTGACCCCGATTACTCCTCCAGCAGCGAGCAGTCCTGTGACACGGTCATCTACGTGGGGCCCGGTGGGGCGGCGCTGTCAGACCGGGAGCTCACTGACAACGAAGGTCCGCCTGACTTCGTGCCCATCATCCCTGCCCTGAGCCGCCACCGGCCCTCCAAGGGCCCCCGAGACGCAGACCACTTCCGCTGCAGCACCTTCGCGGAGCTGCAGGAGCGGCTAGAATGCATGGACGGCAGCGAAGGTCCCTCAGGAGGTCCAGGAGGCACTGACGGAGCTCAGGCCAGCCCCGCCCGAGGGGGCCGGAAGCCCTCGCCACCAGAGGCTGCATCCCCCAGGAAGGCCGTGGGCACCCCGATGGCTGCCAGCATCCCTCGAGGCAGTTCTGGCCCAGACATCCACCAGGGTGCCCCTGAGCCCTGCAAGGCCACTGTCTGGGGTGACCAGAGAGAGGACAGCAGCACTTGGCCTGAGCTGCTGGTCCCAGAAAAAGCTGCAGTGGGTGGAGGCAGGAGGCCACTGCCCAGCCCGGCTCCCCCACCCCCTCAGTTGCTGGAAGCCTGCAGAGCCCCAGAagagcctgggggagggggcaCTGAGAGAATGGCACGGACCCCTCCCGTGGGCATGAGTGGGCAAGTGGCTGGGTCCCCGATGCTTCCTGGGGCCACCTGCCCCCGCCTGGCTGCTGGTAGTCGCTGTCCGGAGCGGAGCCTGCTCACCACCACAGTTACCCTGCAGCGGCCAGTGGAGCTCAACGGCGAGGACGAGCTGGTGTTCACGGTGGTGGAGGAGCTGTCCCTGGGGGAGCTTGCCGGAGCTGGGCGGCCCACCAGCCTGGCTAGCTTCGACAGTGACTGCTCTCTGCGGGCCCTGGCCTCGGGGTCCCGGCCGGTCAGCATCATCAGCAGCATCAATGATGAGTTTGACGCCTACACCTCTCAGGCCCCTGAGGGGGGTCCCCTGGAGGGGGCGGCCTGGGCCGGCAGCAGTCACGGCTCCTCCATCAGCTCCTGGCTCAGCGAGGTCAGTGTCTGCACTGCGGACAGCTGTGGCCCCACACCGCAGCCCCGCTTCAGCCCTGACTCGCTGGCAGGGCTTGACCCTGGGGGCCCCCCTGCCCTGGATGGTTCCCTGGGGGACGGAAGCTCTGGGTTCCTGGAGCCAGACAGACCTGACAGTCCCGGGCCAACCTGGGGTCCGTGCCCTGGGGAAGTGGCTGTAGTGGCCCCATCCCGACCTGGCAGGGAGCCCCAGGCCGGGCCCTCGCGGGGGGCATCCACAGCCCAGACCATCCACTCCAGCCTTCCCCGGAAACTGAGGACTGCCTCTGCCACCACCCGCGTGGGCTGTGCTCGCCCGGGCCAGAGCCCACCTGGCCATGGAGGCCTGTTCGAGGACCCATGGCTTCTCCGGGTAGGGGAGTGTGATGCCCAGGCAGCTTCTGCTGGCAGGGCCCCCAGCCCCACACTTGGCTCCCCCCAGCTGCCTGAGGCCCAGGTGATGCTAGCCTGTGCCCAGAGAGTGGTGGATGGGTGTGAGGTGGCAGCCAGGGCGGCCCGCAGGCCAGAGGCTGTGGCTCGGATCCCACCGCTGCGGAGGGGTGCCACCACGCTGGGTGTGACAACGCCAGCTGTGTCCTGGGGGGATGCTCCCGTGGAGGTGGTGGCCTGCTCGGGCAGCCTGAAGGCCTcccccaccagcaagaagagTCTGGCTCTCAAGGGGGGCTTCCTCCCGAGGCCCAGTGGGGCGGTCCCCCCGGCCCCACCCACGCGAAAGTCCAGCCTGGAGCAGAGGAGCAGCCCGGCCTCGGCCCCTCCCCATGCTGTGAACCCGGCGCGTGCCGGGGCTGCTGCTGTCCTTCGAGGGGAGGAGGAGCCCAGGCCCAGCAGCCGGGCTGACCACTCTGTCCCCAGGGCCACGTCCAGCCTGAAGGCCCGGGCCGGCAAGGTAGAAGCGGCACACCGTCTTGCCGGACACGCGTCTCTGGAGCGGTACGAAGGCCTGGCGCACAGCAGCAGCAAGGGCCGGGAAGCCCCTGGGCGGCCTCCCCGGGCTGTACCCAAGCTGGGTGTGCCACCCTCCAGCCCCACACATGGTCCAGCTCCCGCCTGTAGGAGCGGCGCAGCCAAGGCTGTGGGGGCCCCCAAGCCCCCTGCTGGTGGAGGCAAGGGCCGTAGCCTAGTGGCTGGTGGGTCGCGGGCTCTGGGGCCTTCGGTGAAGCTGTCTACGGCCTCCGTGGCGGGCAGGAGCCCTGGCGGCCCTGTGGCCGGTCCCAGAGCAGCCCCACGGGCTGGGCCCAGTGTCGGGGCCAAGGCTGGCCGGGGTACCATCATGGGCACAAAGCAGGCGCTCCGGGCTGCTCACAGCCGCGTCCATGAGCTGTCAGCCAGCGGAGCCCCGGGCCGAGGTGGCTCCTCGTGGGGCTCGGCGGACTCAGACAGCGGCCATGACAGCGGCGTGAATGTGGGGGAGGAGCGGCCGCCCACAGGCCCGGCCCTGCCCTCCCCCTACAGCAAGGTGACCGCCCCGCGGCGGCCCCAGCGCTACAGCAGCGGCCATGGCAGCGACAACAGCAGCGTGCTGAGTGGAGAGCTGCCGCCCGCCATGGGCCGCACCGCCCTTTTCCACCACAGCGGTGGCAGCAGCGGCTATGAGAGCCTGCGGCGCGACAGCGAGGCCACCGGCAGCGCCTCCTCCGCCCCCGACTCCATGAGCGAGAGTGGGGCTGCCTCCCCAGGCGCCCGCACCCGCAGCCTCAAGTCCCCCAAGAAGAGGGCCACAG GTCTGCAGCGGCGGCGCCTTATTCCCGCCCCACTGCCCGACACCGCTGCCCTGGGCCGTAAGCCCAGCCTCCCCGGGCAGTGGGTGGACCTGCCCCCGCCCCTGTCTGGCTCCCTGAAGGAACCGTTCGAGATCAAGGTGTACGAGATCGACGACGTGGAGCGCCTTCAgcggccccgccccaccccgaGGGAGGCCCCCACACAG GGTCTGGCATGCGTCAGTACAAGGCTGCGGCTGGCGGAGCGCAGGCAGCAGCGGCTGCGGGAGGTGCAGGCCAAGCATGAGCACCTGTGTGAGGAGCTGGCCGAGACCCAGGGCCGGCTGATGCTGGAGCCTGGCCGCTGGCTGGAGCAGT ttGAGGTAGACCCGGAGCTGGAGCCTGAGTCAGCTGAGTACCTGGCGGCCCTGGAGCGGGCCACGGCGGCCCTGGAGCAGTGCGTGAACCTGTGCAAGGCGCACGTCATGATGGTCACCTGCTTCGACATCAGCGTTGCAGCCAGTGCTGCTGTCCCGGGGCGGCAGGAGGTGGACGTCTGA
- the KIF26A gene encoding kinesin-like protein KIF26A isoform X2 has product MVGPGVPLCAAQPAVAEGGPAREPPPLLEVSPRKRLPAGPDQDPCGSRPAPEGAGAGPEQGHSAGGGGWCRHCHTKLVELKRQAWKLVSGPGTTLRDPCLSALLLDKLPVPGALPACRPEAERRCDVCATHLQQLTREAMHLLQAPASHEDLDAPHGGPSLAPPSTTTSLRDTPGPAGPAGRQPGRAGPDRTKGLAWPPGPSVQVSVAPAGLGGALSTVTIQAQQCLEGMWSVSRVNSFLPPVCLAEAAVAAVAVADTVREGPPVAGPDGLSKAWGRGGACTSALVTPTPGSVGGSTGPSAAASFFIRAVQKLSLASKRKKPHPPPPPATRGTSTYPTDFSGVLQLWPPPAPPCLLRAASKTKDNPGSIGKVKVMLRIWPAQGAQRSAEAMSFLKVDPRKKQVILYDPAAGPPGSAGARRAATAAVPKMFAFDAVFPQDSEQAEVCSGTVADVLQSVVSGADGCIFSFGHMSLGKSYTMIGKDSSPQSLGIVPCAISWLFRLIEERRERTGTRFSVRVSAVEVCGRDQSLRDLLAEVAPGSLQDTQSPGVYLREDPVCGAQLQNQSELRAPTAEKAAFYLDAALAARSTSRAGCGEDARRSSHMLFTLHVYQYRMEKCSWGGMSGGRSRLHLIDLGSCEAPPGRAGEAAGGPLYLSLSALGSVILALVNGAKHVPYRDHKLTMLLRESLATAGCRTTMIAHVSDAPAQHAETLSTVQLAARIHRLRKKKAKYTSSSSGGESSCEEGRSRRPPHLRPFHPRTVALDPDRMPPCLPGDPDYSSSSEQSCDTVIYVGPGGAALSDRELTDNEGPPDFVPIIPALSRHRPSKGPRDADHFRCSTFAELQERLECMDGSEGPSGGPGGTDGAQASPARGGRKPSPPEAASPRKAVGTPMAASIPRGSSGPDIHQGAPEPCKATVWGDQREDSSTWPELLVPEKAAVGGGRRPLPSPAPPPPQLLEACRAPEEPGGGGTERMARTPPVGMSGQVAGSPMLPGATCPRLAAGSRCPERSLLTTTVTLQRPVELNGEDELVFTVVEELSLGELAGAGRPTSLASFDSDCSLRALASGSRPVSIISSINDEFDAYTSQAPEGGPLEGAAWAGSSHGSSISSWLSEVSVCTADSCGPTPQPRFSPDSLAGLDPGGPPALDGSLGDGSSGFLEPDRPDSPGPTWGPCPGEVAVVAPSRPGREPQAGPSRGASTAQTIHSSLPRKLRTASATTRVGCARPGQSPPGHGGLFEDPWLLRVGECDAQAASAGRAPSPTLGSPQLPEAQVMLACAQRVVDGCEVAARAARRPEAVARIPPLRRGATTLGVTTPAVSWGDAPVEVVACSGSLKASPTSKKSLALKGGFLPRPSGAVPPAPPTRKSSLEQRSSPASAPPHAVNPARAGAAAVLRGEEEPRPSSRADHSVPRATSSLKARAGKVEAAHRLAGHASLERYEGLAHSSSKGREAPGRPPRAVPKLGVPPSSPTHGPAPACRSGAAKAVGAPKPPAGGGKGRSLVAGGSRALGPSVKLSTASVAGRSPGGPVAGPRAAPRAGPSVGAKAGRGTIMGTKQALRAAHSRVHELSASGAPGRGGSSWGSADSDSGHDSGVNVGEERPPTGPALPSPYSKVTAPRRPQRYSSGHGSDNSSVLSGELPPAMGRTALFHHSGGSSGYESLRRDSEATGSASSAPDSMSESGAASPGARTRSLKSPKKRATGLQRRRLIPAPLPDTAALGRKPSLPGQWVDLPPPLSGSLKEPFEIKVYEIDDVERLQRPRPTPREAPTQGLACVSTRLRLAERRQQRLREVQAKHEHLCEELAETQGRLMLEPGRWLEQFEVDPELEPESAEYLAALERATAALEQCVNLCKAHVMMVTCFDISVAASAAVPGRQEVDV; this is encoded by the exons GATCCTTGCCTCTCTGCCCTGCTTCTCGACAAGCTCCCGGTACCTGGGGCCCTGCCAGCCTGTCGCCCAGAGGCCGAGCGCCGCTGTGACGTCTGTGCCACACACCTGCAGCAGCTCACACGGGAGGCCATGCACCTGCTGCAGGCCCCTGCCAGCCACGAGGACCTCGACGCCCCCCATGGAGGCCCCAGCCTCGCACCCCCCAGCACCACGACCAGCTTGAGGGACACGCCAGGACCAGCGGGTCCTGCAGGGAGGCAGCCAGGCCGAGCCGGGCCAGACAGGACCAAGGGGCTGGCCTGGCCCCCCGGGCCCAGTGTCCAGGTGTCTGTAGCACCTGCGGGTCTTGGAGGGGCGCTGAGCACGGTCACCATCCAGGCCCAGCAGTGCCTGGAGGGCATGTGGAGTGTCTCGCGGGTCAACAGCTTCCTCCCGCCAGTGTGCCTG gCCGAGGCAGCGGTGGCGGCCGTGGCGGTGGCAGACACGGTCCGAGAAGGCCCCCCTGTGGCCGGCCCTGATGGCTTGTCGAAGGCCTGGGGCCGTGGTGGAGCCTGCACATCAGCCCTGGTCACCCCCACCCCGGGCTCAGTGGGGGGCTccacaggcccctcagctgcagccTCCTTCTTCATAAG ggctgtgcagaagctcagcCTGGCCTCCAAGCGGAAGAAGCCCCACCCACCACCGCCTCCAGCCACCCGCGGCACCTCCACCTACCCCACCGACTTCAGCGGGGTCCTGCAGCTGTGGCCACCCCCGGCGCCCCCCTGCCTGCTCAGGGCCGCCTCCAAGACCAAGGACAACCCTGGCAGCATCGGGAAG GTGAAGGTTATGCTGCGGATCTGGCCCGCACAGGGGGCCCAGCGCTCGGCCGAGGCCATGTCCTTCCTGAAGGTGGACCCTCGGAAGAAGCAGGTGATCCTCTACGATCCCGCCGCCGGTCCCCCAGGCAGCGCAGGCGCCCGGCGAGCCGCCACTGCTGCAGTTCCCAAGATGTTTGCCTTCGACGCCGTCTTTCCCCAGGACTCCGAGCAG GCCGAAGTCTGCTCGGGGACCGTGGCCGACGTGCTGCAGTCGGTGGTCAGTGGGGCTGATGGCTGCATTTTTTCCTTTGGCCACATGAGCCTGG GCAAGTCATACACCATGATCGGGAAGGACAGCTCACCCCAGAGCCTGGGCATCGTGCCCTGCGCCATCTCCTGGCTCTTCAGGCTCATCGAGGAGCGCAGGGAGAGGACGGGCACCCGCTTCTCCGTCCGGGTCTCAGCCGTGGAGGTGTGCGGGCGCGACCAGAGCCTGCGGGACCTGCTGGCCGAGGTGGCCCCTGGCAGCCTCCAGGACACCCAGTCTCCGGGAGTGTACCTGCGGGAGGACCCCGTGTGTGGGGCGCAG CTCCAGAACCAGAGCGAGCTGCGGGCACCCACGGCCGAGAAGGCGGCCTTCTACCTGGATGCGGCCCTAGCGGCCCGCAGCACCAGCCGAGCGGGCTGCGGCGAGGACGCCCGACGCAGCTCCCACATGTTGTTCACGCTGCACGTCTACCAGTACCGCATGGAGAAGTGCAGCTGGGGAGGAA TGTCCGGAGGCCGCAGCCGCCTGCACCTCATCGACCTGGGCAGCTGTGAGGCGCCGCCTGGCAGGGCCGGGGAGGCTGCTGGGGGTCCCCTGTATCTGTCCCTGTCGGCCCTGGGCAGCGTCATCTTGGCCCTGGTTAACGGAGCCAAGCATGTGCCGTACCG GGACCACAAACTCACCATGCTGCTGCGTGAGTCCCTGGCCACCGCCGGCTGCCGCACCACCATGATCGCCCACGTGTCGGATGCGCCAGCCCAGCACGCGGAGACGCTCAGCACCGTGCAGCTCGCCGCCCGCATCCACCGCCTGCGCAAGAAGAAGGCCAAG TACACCTCCAGCTCCTCTGGCGGGGAGAGCTCCTGTGAGGAAGGCCGGTCCCGTCGGCCCCCGCACCTGCGGCCCTTCCACCCACGCACTGTGGCCCTGGACCCCGACCGCATGCCCCCTTGCCTGCCCGGTGACCCCGATTACTCCTCCAGCAGCGAGCAGTCCTGTGACACGGTCATCTACGTGGGGCCCGGTGGGGCGGCGCTGTCAGACCGGGAGCTCACTGACAACGAAGGTCCGCCTGACTTCGTGCCCATCATCCCTGCCCTGAGCCGCCACCGGCCCTCCAAGGGCCCCCGAGACGCAGACCACTTCCGCTGCAGCACCTTCGCGGAGCTGCAGGAGCGGCTAGAATGCATGGACGGCAGCGAAGGTCCCTCAGGAGGTCCAGGAGGCACTGACGGAGCTCAGGCCAGCCCCGCCCGAGGGGGCCGGAAGCCCTCGCCACCAGAGGCTGCATCCCCCAGGAAGGCCGTGGGCACCCCGATGGCTGCCAGCATCCCTCGAGGCAGTTCTGGCCCAGACATCCACCAGGGTGCCCCTGAGCCCTGCAAGGCCACTGTCTGGGGTGACCAGAGAGAGGACAGCAGCACTTGGCCTGAGCTGCTGGTCCCAGAAAAAGCTGCAGTGGGTGGAGGCAGGAGGCCACTGCCCAGCCCGGCTCCCCCACCCCCTCAGTTGCTGGAAGCCTGCAGAGCCCCAGAagagcctgggggagggggcaCTGAGAGAATGGCACGGACCCCTCCCGTGGGCATGAGTGGGCAAGTGGCTGGGTCCCCGATGCTTCCTGGGGCCACCTGCCCCCGCCTGGCTGCTGGTAGTCGCTGTCCGGAGCGGAGCCTGCTCACCACCACAGTTACCCTGCAGCGGCCAGTGGAGCTCAACGGCGAGGACGAGCTGGTGTTCACGGTGGTGGAGGAGCTGTCCCTGGGGGAGCTTGCCGGAGCTGGGCGGCCCACCAGCCTGGCTAGCTTCGACAGTGACTGCTCTCTGCGGGCCCTGGCCTCGGGGTCCCGGCCGGTCAGCATCATCAGCAGCATCAATGATGAGTTTGACGCCTACACCTCTCAGGCCCCTGAGGGGGGTCCCCTGGAGGGGGCGGCCTGGGCCGGCAGCAGTCACGGCTCCTCCATCAGCTCCTGGCTCAGCGAGGTCAGTGTCTGCACTGCGGACAGCTGTGGCCCCACACCGCAGCCCCGCTTCAGCCCTGACTCGCTGGCAGGGCTTGACCCTGGGGGCCCCCCTGCCCTGGATGGTTCCCTGGGGGACGGAAGCTCTGGGTTCCTGGAGCCAGACAGACCTGACAGTCCCGGGCCAACCTGGGGTCCGTGCCCTGGGGAAGTGGCTGTAGTGGCCCCATCCCGACCTGGCAGGGAGCCCCAGGCCGGGCCCTCGCGGGGGGCATCCACAGCCCAGACCATCCACTCCAGCCTTCCCCGGAAACTGAGGACTGCCTCTGCCACCACCCGCGTGGGCTGTGCTCGCCCGGGCCAGAGCCCACCTGGCCATGGAGGCCTGTTCGAGGACCCATGGCTTCTCCGGGTAGGGGAGTGTGATGCCCAGGCAGCTTCTGCTGGCAGGGCCCCCAGCCCCACACTTGGCTCCCCCCAGCTGCCTGAGGCCCAGGTGATGCTAGCCTGTGCCCAGAGAGTGGTGGATGGGTGTGAGGTGGCAGCCAGGGCGGCCCGCAGGCCAGAGGCTGTGGCTCGGATCCCACCGCTGCGGAGGGGTGCCACCACGCTGGGTGTGACAACGCCAGCTGTGTCCTGGGGGGATGCTCCCGTGGAGGTGGTGGCCTGCTCGGGCAGCCTGAAGGCCTcccccaccagcaagaagagTCTGGCTCTCAAGGGGGGCTTCCTCCCGAGGCCCAGTGGGGCGGTCCCCCCGGCCCCACCCACGCGAAAGTCCAGCCTGGAGCAGAGGAGCAGCCCGGCCTCGGCCCCTCCCCATGCTGTGAACCCGGCGCGTGCCGGGGCTGCTGCTGTCCTTCGAGGGGAGGAGGAGCCCAGGCCCAGCAGCCGGGCTGACCACTCTGTCCCCAGGGCCACGTCCAGCCTGAAGGCCCGGGCCGGCAAGGTAGAAGCGGCACACCGTCTTGCCGGACACGCGTCTCTGGAGCGGTACGAAGGCCTGGCGCACAGCAGCAGCAAGGGCCGGGAAGCCCCTGGGCGGCCTCCCCGGGCTGTACCCAAGCTGGGTGTGCCACCCTCCAGCCCCACACATGGTCCAGCTCCCGCCTGTAGGAGCGGCGCAGCCAAGGCTGTGGGGGCCCCCAAGCCCCCTGCTGGTGGAGGCAAGGGCCGTAGCCTAGTGGCTGGTGGGTCGCGGGCTCTGGGGCCTTCGGTGAAGCTGTCTACGGCCTCCGTGGCGGGCAGGAGCCCTGGCGGCCCTGTGGCCGGTCCCAGAGCAGCCCCACGGGCTGGGCCCAGTGTCGGGGCCAAGGCTGGCCGGGGTACCATCATGGGCACAAAGCAGGCGCTCCGGGCTGCTCACAGCCGCGTCCATGAGCTGTCAGCCAGCGGAGCCCCGGGCCGAGGTGGCTCCTCGTGGGGCTCGGCGGACTCAGACAGCGGCCATGACAGCGGCGTGAATGTGGGGGAGGAGCGGCCGCCCACAGGCCCGGCCCTGCCCTCCCCCTACAGCAAGGTGACCGCCCCGCGGCGGCCCCAGCGCTACAGCAGCGGCCATGGCAGCGACAACAGCAGCGTGCTGAGTGGAGAGCTGCCGCCCGCCATGGGCCGCACCGCCCTTTTCCACCACAGCGGTGGCAGCAGCGGCTATGAGAGCCTGCGGCGCGACAGCGAGGCCACCGGCAGCGCCTCCTCCGCCCCCGACTCCATGAGCGAGAGTGGGGCTGCCTCCCCAGGCGCCCGCACCCGCAGCCTCAAGTCCCCCAAGAAGAGGGCCACAG GTCTGCAGCGGCGGCGCCTTATTCCCGCCCCACTGCCCGACACCGCTGCCCTGGGCCGTAAGCCCAGCCTCCCCGGGCAGTGGGTGGACCTGCCCCCGCCCCTGTCTGGCTCCCTGAAGGAACCGTTCGAGATCAAGGTGTACGAGATCGACGACGTGGAGCGCCTTCAgcggccccgccccaccccgaGGGAGGCCCCCACACAG GGTCTGGCATGCGTCAGTACAAGGCTGCGGCTGGCGGAGCGCAGGCAGCAGCGGCTGCGGGAGGTGCAGGCCAAGCATGAGCACCTGTGTGAGGAGCTGGCCGAGACCCAGGGCCGGCTGATGCTGGAGCCTGGCCGCTGGCTGGAGCAGT ttGAGGTAGACCCGGAGCTGGAGCCTGAGTCAGCTGAGTACCTGGCGGCCCTGGAGCGGGCCACGGCGGCCCTGGAGCAGTGCGTGAACCTGTGCAAGGCGCACGTCATGATGGTCACCTGCTTCGACATCAGCGTTGCAGCCAGTGCTGCTGTCCCGGGGCGGCAGGAGGTGGACGTCTGA